Sequence from the Notolabrus celidotus isolate fNotCel1 chromosome 14, fNotCel1.pri, whole genome shotgun sequence genome:
tttATTATGAAGGAGGCTGGCTTTAAAACCTGTACTGCAGACAGTCCCCAGGGGGAGCTCTTAAGACTCTGCCTTCACAAGGGATATCTGCTGTTCTGTCCATTCCTTTAAAATGTCTGTGATTAACAACTCAAACAAGACAACTCCTTCAATGTTTTGCTGCATGAGTATGACTTCCTGATGCATTTTTTGATGTACCATGAATAAAAAGAGCTACATGTTCAATATTTTCATCCCAACATATAGAAATACTCTCTTAAATATTTTTAGGTTCATTAAATCCAGATTAATCTGGGCttatgttttttaaacattgaaataaaTTGTGTGTGCAGAATTTTCTGATGTGACAGAACTGGTTGatattcattttgaaaacagaaacacaaaaataatcacatcaAGATGCGTACCAGAGAAAATAATGCATCAAAAGCTTTAATCGCCAAAAAACTCAATGCACACTaaaaattttttaaaatgatgttgaaATGTGTGAACTTTAGTCAAACAAGGAGCATGAAAcacattattgatttatttatatttatttattttttatttgatagttGATAAGACAGAAATGTAAGTTATGCAACTTTAACTGCAAACATACATGttcaatgaaaggaaaaggaggaCAGACAACACATGCAAAGGGGACTAGGGGTGtatggtggggggggggggggggggggggggggacacatGAATAGGGGATTAGGGGGATATGGAGTTTAGGGGTAAAGTTAGGATTTGACTTTTTGGGTTTGATGGGAGTGAGAGGACGATTGAGGAGTTGAAGGGTCTTGGCTGTGGGTGTCAGAGGTCTGAGAGGGAGTCCCTGTATCTCGTTTAAAGAACAGCAGGAACCTTTTCTTAAAAGACTTCTTTGGTGGTCTCCTAGCCTCCTCTACCTGAGTTTCTAGGCTCCTCAGTCTGTCCATTAAACTGTCATTAGTCTTTGctctttcttcttgttcttcctcCAGAGACTTATTAATGGCGGCTAAAGACTCCATGAGAGAGGCCCTCTCCTGCTGCCACTGGACCTGGTGTTTTTGCAGGTCCTCTTTGGCCTGGTCCAGGGAGGTCTTCATCTTGAGGGTTTCATACTGCTCTGCAAGTAGCAGTGATCTGTCCATATCCcactctcttttttgtttttggaggtcCATATTTGCCTGCTTCAGTGCATCCTGAATCTTGATGGTCTCTTCTTCATGACAGGACATGTCCTCCTTCCACTGGCATCTAAGATTATCTTCTGCCTGTTTCTGTGCAGTCTTcatcttttccttttcctccatCTGCCCAACAAGGAGCTGGAACCGGTCCTTTTCCCACTGGCACCTCTGGGTCTTTAGCCGCTCTTCAGCTTGAAACAGGGCAGCCTTTATTTTGGATGTGGTCTCCTTTTGCTCTTCTAGGAGGCCAGACTTTTCATTATtccactcctgctgctgcttctttagTTCATCCTGAGCCTGGTACAGGGCAGCCTTCAACCTGCAGGTTTCCTCTTGTTCTGAGAGAAGATTTGATGTTTCCTTCTCCGActccttcttctgtgttttcaggttCTCCAGGGCCTGGGTCAGGGCAGCCTTCAACCTGCAGGTTTCCTCTTGTTCTGAGAGAAGATTGGATGTTTCCTTCTCCCACTCCTGCTTCTGGGTCTTCAGGTTCTCCAGGGCCTTGGTCAGGGCAGCCTTCAACCTGCAGGTTTCCTCTTGTTCTGAGAGAAGATTTGATGTTTCCTTCTCCCACTCCTGCTTCTGATTCTTAAGGTCCTCCTGAGCTTGGGTCAGGGCAGCCTTAAACCTGCAGGTTTCTTCTTGTTCGGAGAGAAGATTGGATGtgtccttctccctctcctgtttctgtttcttcaggTCTTCATGGGCCTGGTGCAGAGCAACCTTCAACCTGCAGGTTTCCTTTTGTTCTTCGAAAAGATGAGATGTTACCTTCCCCCACTGCTGCTTCAGTATCTTCAGGTCCACCTGGGTCTGGTACAGGGCAGCTTTAAGAGATTCGTTCTCCTTCATTGCCTCGGCCAGGAGACATGAGTTCTTCTCCTGGCACTGGTGGTCCTTGTTGGCTGGGACCTCTTGGGTTTGCTTCGGTGCAGCCTGAATGGCACAGGTGTCCGGGTTCCCCTTTGCCTGGAGACTGGCCTGATGCTTCTGGTTCTCCTTTGCCTGTTCCAGTTCAGCACGCAGTTTGTAGATCTCTCCAAGGAGAATAGATCTGTCCTGTGACCACATGAGTGCCTGATTCTGCAGGACCTCGGCAACGTGAGACAGACCAACCTGCAGTCTGAGTCTTGGCTGGGCTGGATGTTCATTTGTCTCCGTTTGCTTCTCCTTTTTGATGTCAAGGGCTTCCATGGGTTGGCTGATTTCAGTGACAGCCATCTCTGCTGTCTCCTGCTCATTGGAAACCTTAACAAGGtccagatccatgtctgagGTTGCCGTGTTTGACGTTGCCATGTCTGAGGTTGTCCTGTCTGTGTGATTTTCTGGCAGTTCTTTTAGCTGCTCTTCCTCATGCAGCAAGGCAACCTTTTCCCTAACAGATGACCGTACTTGTTTCTTTTTGAGTATGAGCGATGGTGATTCAGGCTCAGGGATCTGAACCTGAGCCTGGCTGGAACATAGCTCATTGTCCCCTTTTGGCTCCTGCAGAGATTGCCTTTCTAAaggctgctgcaggacaggggCGGTTGTTTTCCTGTTCTTTCCTTTCTTGTTGTTCTTTCCCATCTCGACAATAATGTGGATGTTCTGGTGAactgttgtgtatgtgtgtatgtctctGGCTCTGGTGGCTGGACTAAAATGACTGCAGGTCTAGTCTATAAGCATTCTGGAGGGGCACTGTTCAATTGTGACATCACAGTTCAGGCAATAGAATGCAAtagatccatagactgtaaaaaatatggacgtagtatccgtgacatcacccatctgtttctgaagagctgttttgagaccaatcggcagcggcagccatattgcttctgtcgagccagtgtgacgtaaagaggagggctttgaccctcctagccaacagctgcagtgttcctgcaagcagctgtgcctctcattggaagactggtaatctcaatatcttcgaaattacccaattagaaaaaaattcaccccccctcacagtgagaggacatcgagaaatgagctattcagactacactcatcttttataccaggctgtaaacatgtttattaatgctgcaaagatcatcttttcccCATTAATGTGTATGTGaattccggtacttccggagccagcctcaagcggatcctcgatgaactgcagcttttaaaacttccgcattgactcatatttttagaccggaggttgtcgcttgaaTAGATCCCAGAATGAATAAAGTCGGccattttgtttaatttgtatcttttaaaataaaataaaaacacaatggcagactttattcatttaatgaATCTGTTTATACAGGCTGTGTTTGTATGCATTATATAAAATCCATATGTACAAATTACATTTCagggttttttattttacttccgATCTTCTATTTTAAATATCATAtcccaaatacaaaaaaatcgtCATTgaataaacatacatttaaaaaaagagggtattttattttttaaaggtgtccAGCTCTGAACTGAACATTTAGACTGCCACTCCTACTCCTTGGATGCACAGGGTATGggctatatttttttttttttccaaaccttAACCCTTAACCCTGCATTTCCTTCCTTTccaaaatattttagaataagCAAATGACCTGACAGACTGAGTCATATGTCACTCATTTAAAACATGTGGTTCAATGCCAGacaatgatcaatcaatcaatcaatcaatcaatcgctCTTACTGacatgactcagtctgatctcatcttaatcctagctattattattttcggggcccctgtcagtcatgggcccttagaatcatcataacttttcccccctataCGGCGCCACTGTTTGCTTTATTCAATTAGTTATTTTGATATgggatttgttttaaaaatcaaatttttcatttattttttgttaagaATAGGACAGATGCGTTGTTTTGCACAGTTTACCCTACCTCCGAGAAATAAAAAGGGATTCTCTTTAATTTGTTaaagataagagaaaatatattttgtagtttttatacatttaaatatatacatatatatttttaaaatatgcattAATTGCATAGTTTGCGTTTTGCATTTACACCCTCCCTCAgacatgtgtttatttttgtatgagaaataattaaaagaatCTTTTTCAGTCATAATTTGTCAGCAAGctcattctttaaaaaaaaatagtgagaAAATCGTATCGTTAACCCAGTATCGGAAATCGTATCGAATCGTGAGttgagtgtatcgttacatccctacagTATACATCTTTTAGAGAAGTGAAGTTCAGAAGTGGATACTACTTTTGTAGAGCATTTCCaagctttccaggttgttgaaAATGTGCATAATTTTTCATTTGTTAAACCTCATGACTTGAGATATTTTAAGCCTTTTGATCTCCAAACTTCCTACGGTAACAACGGTCATTTTGCTATGTTGTGCTGGACAGTTGCAAGGCATACAGCAGTTACGGGCTACCTTGTGTTTTGGAAGTATTTTATGGACGAGATCGTTGTAcagctttctttttaaattgcCCTCTCCCTTGTCATTTTATGTTATGGACTGGAAAATGAATGTTTTGAGTATCaattcagtctgttttgggGTGATTATTACACATGAATGTGTTAACACTAGGAGATTGCACACTTCAACTCCAACTGAGTTAATTCCTAGTGACATTGggcacggttacatgatgttttttaattgggAATTAATTATTCCGAATTAAATAATACGGAattcaagtattctccttcgcgtttacatggaaatagtaattccgaattgaggtttacatggaaaacacgtttaatcatctttattcaattccgcttaaggtctgggggttgtgaagggttctgattggacaggggcgggtgtaacgtatttacgtctactggaagaaaacagactccagttcctgcttcgtTTATTtacggttacaacatggaagaccacacaataagttcaattttcgctttgattttgattagagtttttaaaaagcagctcgacacaaacatactgcttcactttcgtcagctgaagaggagaagagaggcagAAGACCGTACTCTGGTGAATCAAAGCCAACAGTTAGTgaaacggctgctctacctcagacCACTGCCACATCCCGCTCGTAAGTCCAGACAACAGTGGATGAAAGTGGGAAGCAAGGACTGGTGGAACCGAATCGTCCTGACCGAGTTCACGGATGTTGAATGGAAGGAGAACTTTCGGATGACCCGCGCGTCGTTTGTGAAGCTGTGTGGCCTGGTGCAGGGCTTCATGTCTTCGATGTGCCAgccagcgcggaatatgtgcgtcatcgcgacaggacaagggagcaAGCAttcgcagaacgaccggaattaatttaaagcggaatgaacgtatacatgatcgaggaattatttaattcggatttaaaatcagaataaaccagacacttactttggatttaagtttaattcggaatgatcattttcattcagaattaggtgtttgcatggtcatttttaatctttttgaagaggatttaattttaattctgaattaaagaggaattaagtctcatgtaaacgtagccagtgCATTAGTAGAATACGAGATACTAGTGTAAATTTCAGCTAAAATTGAAGGAATTGACGCATAAGCTCTGTGACTGGTTCGCTAGGTGGCATTGTATTTTcgacatttacagcacttccgggatccccgctcatcagcTGCACAGTGGCAGCCTTTACATGTCTGATGGCCAATTTGACAGTTCCTGTAATATGTCAAGGTTAGATGTTGCAGTTTTAGTCCAGCCAGCAATCTGGAGTTTGTGACAATTACAGTCTCATTTACCAAATGTTTTGTGAGTCTTGAATTTACAAGCACCATAAAAAATCCCATTAAGCATTAATGAAGtcattatatattatttaaatacaTGCAGGATGGTGCATAAAGTCCACTATAGAAGGTTACCCATAAACCCCCCTtattgttcatttaaaaaatgggaCATCATGCCAGCCAGCAACCTCAGAAAAGGAGCCCACACTAGtgactgttttctttctcacatGATTTACAATGTCTGCAACCCTTCTGGGGACGTGTGCTTTTTCAATACGGTCATGTTAAAGAAGGTATGTAATAACTCCAGCACTTTCATGTATCTTGTGAGGGTATGGAAGTTGAGCTAAACTAAAATCAGTTTATGAGTTGTTTTAAACGCCTGCTGAAACACAGATATTCTAGATCAaattatttaagtatttttagaaatgactcagaaaaaaaacttttatatATTCCTCTTACTagatttaatattcaaataagGCAGAAATGGTGACAAAGCCTGGGATGAGGGTGAGCACTCACTGTTGGAAACAATGAGGAGGTGTGGAAACGAGGCTGAAAGAAGCGGAGATGGAAAGCTGTAGCGTGTAGGTGTCACCCACACAGCTCAGCTTGGCAAAGCCAACTCTTTATTAGCTAAAAGGCCAGGGCCCATTTGTCTGGAATCTCAGGAAGGGACAGATCAAAGTCAGAGCAAGGGGTCACATTTCAGCTCATCAGGCagcagcacacatacacatttatgAGCAcgaacacaaagacacacttgGCTTGTATTGATTGCTTTCCATATCACTCCTCCGCTACTCCAGTTTCAGTTCCAACAATAATAGCCTGTCTTCAGTGGCAAAGCATTTAGTATTTGGAAAAGTCAGCTCCGGCCTGCAGCCAAATGCTGTGCACAATAAGCAATAAGAGACACTGTACAAGCATTTAAACAAAGGATAGTGTTTTTTCTGCCAGTAACAGCCAAACAACAAAGGTGCATTTTCTGAGACATAAAAGTTTGCTTCCGCAGAGggattattattgtattaacGGTAGGAACCTACCTTTGGTTGATCATGCAAGCTGCATTACACAGCAGAACAAAGCAGCGCTACACTGTTTTTTCCAGCGTGCAATCTGTGTGGCTTAAAGGATGGCAATGATAGTCATTCAGTCTTTATGGCAAGGTCATGCACACAATGTATTGATGTGTTACTTAAAAGGGAACTAGAAAAAGCTGGCCTGATAAAGGAAATATGAAGTGAAAAGCCTACTGTATTGGAAGAGAGTTTTGCAATCTTAGCTTTCATTGTGAGGAGTAGGAAAGCCAGAACAAAATTTTAATGAACTAAATTTAAAACACAGTGTAGAAAAATATTATACACTTAgtgttactttatttttcttgtgatgAGCAGCATTGTTATCAAATCAAAAGTTCAATGGGTACTTTGCCTGAACGATCAATATTTGTTTTCCTCCACAGTCTTAAAGACCTGCTTGCTGCAGACTCTTGTTCCTGTAAATCAAACAGCTGACTAGCACCCCTGAGGTGGCTATTGCATGTTTTATGCATAATCATTTCACAAACTCACACATCTTGCATCTTTTACCACAACATTCCCTCCTCTGATTGGCTTTTTGATCTAAACGCTGATTAAACAAGACAGATGACAACCAACAAGACATTTGATTTGTATCATTTGCATTGAAGTGGAGCAGTTCTTATTGCATCACCTGCCTGAACAATCATCCTTTAATTCTGTGTGTCAGTCATTGTTAACTGCTGCTTTGTTCATGATGGTATTGGTCTTTGTCTGCTTTCCATTGATAGCATGATAACACCATGCTAAACATACTGTAATGGCTGATTTTGAAACTAAAGACCACTTTGTATTGATTATGGACAGTGTCCCTGAGGGATTCTTTGTAcagtttgtgtttccttttgtcTGTATTTCTGCATTGTACAATATccttctctgtgtgtatgtgagtgagcAGGAACTGGAATTTAACATGTTCTATGTGGGTTTTAATTATCACTGTGATTTGCCTGTCCTCCTTCTGTCACATGTAATGAGGCAGCATGCCTCCCCCATGACCCTATTTCACTTGTCATCTCCTCCAAACCCTGACAAACACTGGGCTGACAGCTGGTGGCAAAACATGTCAAATCAAGTGATTAATATTTTTCCTCCCCATCTGTCTCACTCTGTTTGTCTAGCTGATGTGTGTATGGCGATGTATCTGTTTGCAGTTCACGTGTGGTCCTGTCCCCTAACTACTTTATAGTAACCTTCATAAGATCCATGGGCCACATATGTATGGTGGatcaaaagatgaaaagcaaattAACCCATGGATGGCATGTCTGTGTGCCCAGAGAAAAAGATACAAATCCATCAGGATAACCTGATTTTCTTTAGGGTCACATTCAACTGTCATTAATATTAAGATTCAATAAGTGGAAAAGGACCACTTGTTACAGTCAATAAAGtattcatgttttcatcatctgtttctgaaatatGTACCATTAAAATAAAGACGGCTGACACAACTGCTCCatagaagtgaagccaaaatacttgGAGTTTCCCTACTGACTAACTGGCTgtagttacaatgttacaatgtcatttagcagatgcttttatcctaagcgacgtacatacgagaacaagaacaacacaagcaaagatctagacaagaggaaacaagatcagtaagagtaacaaagtgcttcaagtcaatttgggtgcaggtactgccaagcagtgtaaagacagtgcacaaaaataagtaaggaattatttattttttaaataaggaacatctacaatgaagcaaccaaccaatttaagaccttccattatcatcatcaacaattaacatcaccgcAATAATGACccaagtaccaagtgctgggtcactcaagacctgaacacagattcccagagtagagcaggacagtgtgagtcaatcgtagctggaagacatgatctgccactggggacaacagtggagaacagtctagctaagtgcatagtgcttcctaaagagctgggtctttagctgtcttttgaaagtagagagggactctgcagatcgaatggagttggccaattcattccaccaggtttgactgtgcatgcagggaggcctgccagtagagagttgcagtagtcaatgcgtgacattacaagagcttgaaccaggagctgtgttgcgtgttctgtcaggtagggtctgatcctcttgatgttatagagggcaaaacggcaggaccgagcaatcgaggcaacatgaaccttgaaggttagctggtcatcgatcatgacacccagatt
This genomic interval carries:
- the LOC117825430 gene encoding golgin subfamily A member 6-like protein 22 isoform X1; this translates as MGKNNKKGKNRKTTAPVLQQPLERQSLQEPKGDNELCSSQAQVQIPEPESPSLILKKKQVRSSVREKVALLHEEEQLKELPENHTDRTTSDMATSNTATSDMDLDLVKVSNEQETAEMAVTEISQPMEALDIKKEKQTETNEHPAQPRLRLQVGLSHVAEVLQNQALMWSQDRSILLGEIYKLRAELEQAKENQKHQASLQAKGNPDTCAIQAAPKQTQEVPANKDHQCQEKNSCLLAEAMKENESLKAALYQTQVDLKILKQQWGKVTSHLFEEQKETCRLKVALHQAHEDLKKQKQEREKDTSNLLSEQEETCRFKAALTQAQEDLKNQKQEWEKETSNLLSEQEETCRLKAALTKALENLKTQKQEWEKETSNLLSEQEETCRLKAALTQALENLKTQKKESEKETSNLLSEQEETCRLKAALYQAQDELKKQQQEWNNEKSGLLEEQKETTSKIKAALFQAEERLKTQRCQWEKDRFQLLVGQMEEKEKMKTAQKQAEDNLRCQWKEDMSCHEEETIKIQDALKQANMDLQKQKREWDMDRSLLLAEQYETLKMKTSLDQAKEDLQKHQVQWQQERASLMESLAAINKSLEEEQEERAKTNDSLMDRLRSLETQVEEARRPPKKSFKKRFLLFFKRDTGTPSQTSDTHSQDPSTPQSSSHSHQTQKVKS
- the LOC117825430 gene encoding golgin subfamily A member 6-like protein 22 isoform X2, with the protein product MGKNNKKGKNRKTTAPVLEKVALLHEEEQLKELPENHTDRTTSDMATSNTATSDMDLDLVKVSNEQETAEMAVTEISQPMEALDIKKEKQTETNEHPAQPRLRLQVGLSHVAEVLQNQALMWSQDRSILLGEIYKLRAELEQAKENQKHQASLQAKGNPDTCAIQAAPKQTQEVPANKDHQCQEKNSCLLAEAMKENESLKAALYQTQVDLKILKQQWGKVTSHLFEEQKETCRLKVALHQAHEDLKKQKQEREKDTSNLLSEQEETCRFKAALTQAQEDLKNQKQEWEKETSNLLSEQEETCRLKAALTKALENLKTQKQEWEKETSNLLSEQEETCRLKAALTQALENLKTQKKESEKETSNLLSEQEETCRLKAALYQAQDELKKQQQEWNNEKSGLLEEQKETTSKIKAALFQAEERLKTQRCQWEKDRFQLLVGQMEEKEKMKTAQKQAEDNLRCQWKEDMSCHEEETIKIQDALKQANMDLQKQKREWDMDRSLLLAEQYETLKMKTSLDQAKEDLQKHQVQWQQERASLMESLAAINKSLEEEQEERAKTNDSLMDRLRSLETQVEEARRPPKKSFKKRFLLFFKRDTGTPSQTSDTHSQDPSTPQSSSHSHQTQKVKS